A stretch of Paenibacillus sp. URB8-2 DNA encodes these proteins:
- a CDS encoding homocysteine synthase, which translates to MPEQTQLLFETLAVHAGQQIDPTTFARAVPLYQTTSYGFRDAEHAANLFGLQEFGNVYTRLMNPTTDVFEQRIAALEGGAAALATASGAAAISFSILNIAGAGDEIVSSASLYGGTYNLFSTTLPKLGIKVHFVDSANPDNFRSAITEKTKALYAETIGNPRGDVLDIEAVAAIAHEHGIPLIVDNTFPSPYLLRPIEHGADIVVHSATKFIGGHGTSIGGVIVDGGKFDWKASGKFPGLTEPDPSYHGLVYTEALGPVAYIIKARVQLLRDIGATISPFNSWLLLQGLETLHLRLERHSQNALQVAEFLEAHEDVEWVSYPGLPNHPSFKLAQKYLPKGQGAILTFGIKGGSEAGRKVIENVKLFSHLANVGDSKSLIIHPASTTHQQLSDEEQLSAGVTPELIRLSIGTEAIEDIIGDLRQAIAASRGVIAG; encoded by the coding sequence ATGCCAGAACAAACCCAATTGTTATTTGAAACCCTCGCCGTCCATGCCGGACAGCAAATCGATCCGACTACATTTGCCCGTGCCGTTCCGCTGTATCAGACCACCTCTTACGGATTCCGGGATGCGGAGCATGCAGCCAATCTGTTCGGACTGCAAGAATTCGGCAACGTTTATACGCGTCTGATGAATCCGACGACCGATGTGTTCGAGCAGCGGATTGCGGCGCTGGAAGGCGGCGCGGCGGCGCTTGCGACCGCTTCGGGTGCGGCAGCTATTTCCTTCTCCATTCTGAACATCGCCGGAGCCGGAGACGAAATTGTATCCTCGGCCAGCTTGTACGGGGGGACATACAACCTGTTCTCCACGACGCTGCCGAAGCTGGGCATTAAGGTCCATTTCGTGGATTCGGCCAACCCGGACAATTTCCGCAGCGCCATCACCGAGAAGACCAAAGCGCTGTATGCAGAAACGATCGGCAACCCGCGGGGCGATGTGCTGGATATCGAAGCAGTGGCGGCAATCGCGCATGAGCACGGCATTCCTCTTATCGTTGACAATACGTTTCCGAGCCCGTATCTGCTTCGTCCGATCGAGCACGGAGCCGATATTGTCGTCCATTCGGCAACAAAGTTCATCGGCGGCCACGGCACCTCAATCGGCGGCGTGATCGTGGACGGAGGCAAATTCGACTGGAAAGCCAGCGGCAAGTTTCCAGGTCTGACAGAGCCCGATCCCAGCTACCATGGGCTGGTCTATACCGAAGCCTTGGGGCCGGTCGCCTATATTATCAAGGCGCGCGTTCAGCTGCTCCGCGATATTGGCGCGACGATCTCGCCATTTAATTCCTGGCTGCTGCTGCAAGGACTCGAAACGCTGCATCTGCGGCTGGAGCGCCATAGCCAGAACGCCCTGCAGGTGGCGGAGTTCCTGGAGGCTCACGAAGATGTGGAATGGGTAAGCTATCCGGGGCTGCCGAACCATCCTTCCTTTAAGCTCGCGCAGAAGTATTTGCCTAAAGGCCAAGGGGCGATCTTAACCTTCGGCATCAAGGGAGGAAGCGAAGCGGGCCGCAAGGTGATCGAGAATGTGAAGCTGTTCTCGCATCTGGCGAATGTCGGCGATTCCAAGTCGCTGATCATTCACCCGGCCAGCACAACCCATCAGCAGCTTTCGGATGAGGAACAGCTGTCTGCGGGCGTCACGCCCGAACTGATCCGTCTGTCGATCGGCACGGAAGCGATCGAGGACATTATAGGCGATTTGCGGCAGGCGATTGCGGCCAGCCGGGGAGTAATCGCCGGATAA
- the deoC gene encoding deoxyribose-phosphate aldolase yields the protein MSENKLTQMIDHTLLRADARKEDIVKLAEEAKSYKFASVCVNPAWVAVAYEVLKDTPEVKVCTVIGFPLGASTPETKAFETANAIANGAEEVDMVINIGALKDGDDDLVKRDIAAVVEAARGKALTKVIIETSLLTEEEKIRACKLSVEAGADYVKTSTGFSTGGATKEDIALMRRTVGPDIGVKASGGVRSAEDALVMVGAGATRIGTSGGVAIAKGEQNISGY from the coding sequence ATGAGCGAAAACAAGCTGACTCAAATGATCGATCATACGCTGCTTAGAGCGGATGCCCGAAAAGAAGATATTGTAAAACTGGCCGAGGAAGCCAAAAGCTACAAGTTCGCCTCCGTATGCGTCAACCCTGCATGGGTTGCCGTCGCTTATGAAGTGCTGAAGGATACGCCTGAGGTTAAGGTATGCACCGTAATCGGCTTTCCGCTGGGAGCCTCGACGCCGGAGACCAAGGCTTTTGAAACGGCGAACGCGATCGCCAATGGGGCGGAAGAAGTCGATATGGTCATCAATATCGGCGCCCTTAAGGACGGCGACGACGACCTGGTGAAGCGCGATATCGCCGCCGTGGTGGAAGCCGCTCGCGGAAAGGCGCTGACCAAGGTCATCATTGAGACCAGTCTGCTAACGGAAGAAGAGAAGATCCGGGCCTGCAAGCTGTCCGTGGAAGCCGGAGCCGATTACGTGAAGACATCGACCGGATTTTCAACCGGCGGCGCGACGAAGGAGGATATCGCGCTCATGCGCAGAACGGTTGGGCCGGACATCGGAGTCAAAGCTTCCGGCGGCGTGCGCAGCGCGGAAGACGCTCTGGTCATGGTCGGCGCGGGCGCTACCCGGATCGGGACGAGCGGCGGCGTCGCGATTGCTAAAGGAGAACAAAATATATCCGGATATTGA